A genomic region of Pseudoalteromonas piscicida contains the following coding sequences:
- a CDS encoding DUF494 family protein — protein MFDILMYLFENYIHSEAEIFVEQNELTDELLRAGFNQGEIYKALDWLEQLADLQHSDENPYLNAKPDHATRIYTDSECNMLDVESRGFLMFVEQVGVIDSTTREMVMDRLFALDKTYISLDDLKWVILMVLFNVPGKEHAYAQMEDLIFTEPASVVH, from the coding sequence ATGTTTGATATTTTAATGTATTTATTTGAGAACTATATTCACAGTGAGGCAGAAATCTTTGTCGAACAAAACGAACTCACCGATGAACTCCTTCGCGCCGGCTTTAATCAAGGCGAAATATACAAAGCGCTTGATTGGCTTGAGCAACTTGCAGATTTACAACACAGTGACGAAAACCCCTATTTAAATGCTAAACCGGACCATGCAACACGGATCTACACCGACAGCGAGTGCAATATGCTAGACGTTGAGAGCCGTGGTTTTTTAATGTTTGTGGAACAAGTCGGAGTGATTGACAGTACCACCAGAGAAATGGTGATGGATCGTTTATTCGCGTTGGATAAAACCTATATCAGCCTAGATGATTTAAAGTGGGTGATACTAATGGTGCTATTTAATGTGCCGGGTAAAGAACATGCTTATGCGCAGATGGAAGATCTGATTTTTACCGAGCCTGCATCTGTAGTTCATTAA
- a CDS encoding DNA topoisomerase family protein, which yields MSKIDHALFNADKHALEKEYEVCPECGSELVIKNSKNGPFIGCASYPTCDYIRPLAHHDSHVIKVLEDVACPECGKDLVIKNGRYGMFIGCTGYPDCHYIGHEDAPPTAALPACPKCQKGNLIQRKNKFGKHFYSCDTYPSCKYTLNAKPVEQTCPECHWPVLVEKTRAGKAVLQCPQKSCQKIVEIP from the coding sequence ATGAGTAAAATAGACCATGCATTATTTAATGCAGACAAACATGCATTAGAAAAAGAGTATGAAGTATGCCCAGAATGTGGCTCTGAGCTGGTAATCAAAAACAGTAAAAATGGTCCATTTATTGGCTGCGCTAGCTACCCAACTTGTGATTATATTCGCCCACTCGCACACCATGATAGCCATGTAATTAAAGTACTAGAAGATGTGGCTTGTCCTGAATGCGGCAAAGATTTAGTGATAAAAAATGGCCGCTATGGCATGTTTATTGGCTGTACGGGGTATCCTGATTGCCACTATATTGGTCATGAAGATGCGCCACCCACAGCGGCGTTGCCAGCGTGTCCAAAATGCCAAAAAGGCAACCTAATTCAGCGTAAAAATAAGTTTGGTAAACACTTTTATAGTTGTGACACTTATCCAAGTTGTAAGTATACCTTGAACGCCAAGCCTGTAGAGCAGACCTGCCCTGAGTGTCATTGGCCCGTGCTGGTGGAGAAAACCCGAGCGGGTAAAGCTGTGCTACAATGCCCGCAGAAATCATGTCAAAAGATAGTGGAAATACCGTGA
- a CDS encoding L-threonylcarbamoyladenylate synthase, protein MSNDNKADTATITTPESALQAGEVICYPTEAIYGLGCDPDNQDAVTKLLTIKSRPIEKGLILIADNYGQCLPYVDDNKIPMDKRADIFSSWPGAITWLLPAKASTPHWLTGGHDTIAIRVTSHPIVKQLCQRFGKPIVSTSANVTGQTPVASLSEARSQFGSQVGYYVEGELGGNTTPSVIKNAMTGQVIRG, encoded by the coding sequence GTGAGTAATGACAATAAAGCGGATACTGCGACAATAACAACGCCTGAGTCAGCACTTCAAGCTGGCGAAGTGATCTGTTATCCAACGGAAGCCATTTATGGTTTAGGCTGTGATCCTGATAACCAAGATGCGGTCACTAAGTTACTAACAATCAAATCTCGACCCATAGAAAAAGGGTTAATCTTAATCGCCGACAATTATGGTCAATGTTTGCCCTACGTGGATGACAATAAAATCCCGATGGATAAGCGCGCTGATATTTTTTCGTCATGGCCTGGCGCCATTACTTGGTTATTGCCAGCGAAAGCCAGTACGCCGCATTGGTTAACAGGGGGACACGACACTATCGCTATTCGAGTTACTAGCCACCCCATTGTAAAGCAGTTATGTCAACGCTTTGGTAAGCCGATTGTATCTACCAGTGCCAATGTAACGGGTCAAACTCCAGTTGCTTCGTTGTCGGAAGCTCGTAGCCAGTTTGGCTCACAAGTTGGCTATTATGTTGAAGGTGAGTTAGGCGGTAATACGACCCCAAGCGTCATTAAAAATGCAATGACTGGCCAAGTGATCCGAGGATAA
- the hemF gene encoding oxygen-dependent coproporphyrinogen oxidase, translating into MSKINLETVKAFLLQLQDNICQGLEAADGNAQFVEDAWERAEGGGGRTRVIRNGDVIEQGGVNYSHIFGASMPASATAHRPELAGRSFHACGVSLVIHPKNPNIPTSHANVRFFIAEKEGEEPIWWFGGGFDLTPFYPVLEDVKHWHQVAKDLCAPFGDVVYGDYKKWCDEYFYLKHRDETRGVGGLFFDDLNQWGFEKSFAFMQAVGNGFLDAYLPIVEKRKDTPYSEQERQFQLYRRGRYVEFNLVWDRGTLFGLQTGGRTESILMSMPPLARWEYDFQPDPGSKEAELYNYLTPKNWLAM; encoded by the coding sequence ATGAGTAAAATAAACCTAGAGACCGTTAAAGCCTTTTTATTACAACTACAAGATAATATCTGCCAAGGCTTAGAGGCTGCCGATGGTAACGCTCAGTTTGTTGAAGATGCCTGGGAGCGTGCTGAAGGTGGTGGCGGTCGCACTCGCGTGATCCGTAATGGCGATGTTATTGAGCAAGGCGGGGTAAACTATTCACATATTTTTGGCGCTTCTATGCCAGCCTCAGCGACGGCGCACCGTCCAGAGTTAGCAGGCAGAAGCTTCCATGCCTGTGGGGTATCTTTAGTGATCCATCCCAAGAATCCCAATATTCCAACTAGTCACGCCAATGTGCGCTTTTTCATTGCTGAGAAAGAAGGTGAAGAGCCGATTTGGTGGTTTGGTGGTGGTTTTGATTTAACGCCATTTTATCCAGTTCTTGAGGATGTGAAGCACTGGCACCAAGTTGCAAAGGATTTGTGCGCACCATTTGGTGACGTGGTATACGGTGACTACAAAAAGTGGTGTGATGAATATTTCTATTTAAAACATCGAGATGAGACTCGAGGTGTGGGTGGTTTATTCTTTGATGACTTAAACCAATGGGGCTTTGAAAAGAGCTTTGCATTTATGCAAGCTGTTGGTAACGGCTTCCTTGATGCTTATCTGCCTATTGTTGAAAAACGCAAAGATACACCGTATAGCGAACAAGAGCGTCAATTCCAGCTATATCGCCGAGGCCGTTACGTTGAATTTAATCTGGTATGGGATCGAGGCACATTGTTTGGTCTACAAACAGGTGGACGTACCGAGTCTATTTTAATGTCGATGCCACCATTGGCACGTTGGGAGTATGACTTCCAGCCAGATCCAGGATCGAAAGAAGCTGAGCTGTATAATTATCTTACGCCAAAGAATTGGTTGGCGATGTAA
- a CDS encoding IS1182 family transposase has product MLKDKTPQQYELEMVAIDQLVPKDHLVRLIDLAIDFEFIRDEVAHLYCKNNGRPAVDPVRMFKILFLGYLFGIQSERRLIKEIQVNVAYRWFLGMGLTEDVIHHSTLSQNRIKRFKDSNIYQSIFDNIVRQAMKQKLIGGYSLFADSTHLKANANKKRYDIEDLKVSPSVYVEQLNEAVLQDREDEGKKPLKCKEETTCTKPTKVSRTDPDSGFMVRDEKPKGFFYLDHRIVDGKHGIIVDTHATAGNVHDSQPIISRLDRALDTFALNPIAVGLDAGYFTAAVCHNLEERQLVGVLGYRRPNKKKGYFAKREYQYQADTDTYLCPQGETLIYKTTSRTGYRHYHSDPSKCGRCPVRNQCTASKNQTKVITRHVWQSSVENANAIRLSDWGKKLYRRRAETVERSFADAKQHHGHRYCRYRGLSKVTAQCLLAAACQNMKKMALMAAH; this is encoded by the coding sequence ATGCTTAAAGACAAAACCCCTCAGCAATATGAACTAGAAATGGTCGCTATCGACCAATTGGTTCCAAAAGACCATTTAGTTCGCCTGATTGACCTTGCGATTGATTTCGAATTCATCCGCGATGAAGTCGCCCATCTCTACTGTAAAAACAATGGTCGCCCAGCGGTTGACCCAGTGCGAATGTTCAAGATTTTATTTCTTGGATACCTGTTTGGCATTCAAAGCGAGCGTCGCTTGATTAAGGAAATCCAAGTCAATGTCGCATATCGTTGGTTTTTAGGTATGGGACTAACTGAAGATGTCATCCACCACTCGACGCTAAGCCAAAACCGCATAAAGCGCTTTAAAGACAGCAATATTTATCAATCCATCTTCGATAACATTGTCCGCCAAGCGATGAAACAAAAACTCATAGGTGGCTATAGCTTATTTGCTGACAGTACACACCTCAAAGCCAATGCCAATAAAAAGCGCTATGACATAGAAGACTTAAAAGTCAGTCCTTCAGTGTATGTAGAGCAATTGAACGAAGCAGTACTGCAAGACCGGGAGGATGAAGGAAAAAAGCCCCTGAAGTGTAAGGAAGAAACAACTTGCACAAAACCAACCAAAGTCAGCCGCACCGACCCAGATAGCGGGTTTATGGTACGGGATGAAAAGCCAAAAGGGTTCTTCTATCTAGACCATCGAATTGTGGATGGTAAACACGGCATTATTGTTGATACACACGCCACCGCAGGCAATGTCCATGACTCACAACCTATTATCAGTCGACTCGACAGAGCGCTCGATACCTTTGCACTCAACCCTATCGCGGTTGGGCTAGATGCAGGCTATTTTACCGCCGCGGTATGCCACAATCTGGAAGAAAGGCAATTAGTTGGCGTGCTGGGGTATCGAAGACCAAATAAAAAGAAAGGCTACTTCGCCAAACGTGAGTATCAATATCAAGCCGATACAGATACTTACCTGTGCCCGCAAGGTGAAACTCTAATCTACAAAACAACAAGCCGAACAGGCTATCGTCACTATCATTCCGACCCGAGCAAATGTGGACGCTGTCCAGTCAGAAATCAATGTACAGCCAGTAAAAATCAAACCAAAGTTATAACGCGGCATGTTTGGCAATCGAGCGTAGAAAACGCCAATGCGATTAGGCTGAGCGACTGGGGTAAAAAGCTCTATCGACGACGAGCCGAAACGGTGGAAAGAAGCTTCGCTGATGCGAAACAACATCATGGACATCGCTACTGCAGATATAGAGGTCTGTCAAAAGTGACCGCGCAGTGCTTGTTAGCAGCGGCATGTCAAAATATGAAGAAAATGGCGCTCATGGCTGCACACTAG
- a CDS encoding methyl-accepting chemotaxis protein translates to MRVKSIQHKIYALLAVTGVLVLIASILSSSSQQKTLAEETVESNIKLLADNYFDSINTMMLTGTMANREILSDKIRNHPNIEDAHIIRSEQVNKLYGPGNANQAPNSEAEFDALNGKETLVIEQRDGSRIMTYLKPMVAKESYKGTNCLGCHQAKEGDVLGVVRISYSLDDIDNTVQTNTWFSTALLSAIFITTFVILGVLFRKLFIVRLKTLGRIMRLATTNKDLSLRIDDQVDDELGRLAINFNKMMDSFKDNIAQLSNSSKILIHSAESIYASAETTELAIQEQKQGTDSVAAAINELESSSSEVKNTTHFASEKSDSSNHLAEESMAVANHTEQSINQLAQDVRQAAEQVSQLQAQTLEVGKVLEVISSIAEQTNLLALNAAIEAARAGEAGRGFAVVADEVRTLATRTHDSTDEIKRTIDKLQSEAQQTVAAMSASCEEADDRAHQVKKVAQALKDISTQMHEINALNLQIADATEQQNLAAEEINRSVVAISDNAERSLVDAHGSKQISEELLTLARDLDEQVRGFKLN, encoded by the coding sequence ATGCGTGTGAAATCTATTCAACATAAAATTTATGCGTTACTGGCAGTGACGGGCGTGCTCGTCTTGATTGCCAGTATCCTTAGTAGCAGCAGTCAACAAAAGACGCTCGCTGAAGAAACCGTCGAAAGTAATATTAAGCTACTGGCAGATAATTACTTTGACTCTATCAATACTATGATGCTGACCGGCACCATGGCAAACCGTGAAATTCTGAGTGATAAAATTCGCAATCATCCAAATATCGAAGATGCGCATATTATCCGCTCCGAGCAAGTTAATAAGCTTTACGGTCCAGGTAATGCAAATCAAGCACCTAACTCTGAGGCTGAGTTTGATGCATTGAACGGGAAAGAAACCTTAGTTATTGAACAGCGCGACGGTAGTCGCATCATGACTTATTTAAAGCCGATGGTGGCCAAAGAAAGCTATAAAGGAACAAATTGCTTGGGTTGTCATCAGGCAAAGGAAGGCGATGTGCTCGGTGTTGTGCGGATCAGCTACTCTTTGGATGATATTGATAATACGGTACAGACTAATACCTGGTTTAGCACTGCGCTTCTCTCTGCTATCTTTATTACCACCTTTGTGATTTTAGGCGTACTTTTTAGGAAGCTCTTTATAGTACGACTAAAAACGCTAGGCCGAATCATGCGCCTCGCAACGACGAATAAAGACCTATCATTACGAATAGACGACCAAGTCGATGACGAGCTTGGACGCTTGGCGATTAACTTCAATAAAATGATGGATAGCTTTAAAGACAATATTGCGCAGTTATCCAACTCTTCGAAAATACTTATTCACTCAGCAGAATCTATATATGCTTCAGCGGAAACCACTGAGCTTGCCATTCAAGAGCAAAAACAAGGGACGGACTCTGTTGCAGCCGCGATTAATGAGCTTGAAAGCTCTTCAAGTGAAGTAAAAAATACCACCCACTTTGCATCAGAAAAGTCGGATAGCAGCAATCACCTCGCAGAGGAAAGCATGGCTGTTGCTAATCATACTGAGCAAAGTATCAACCAATTAGCACAAGATGTAAGGCAAGCTGCAGAACAAGTTTCTCAGCTTCAAGCACAAACTCTTGAAGTGGGTAAAGTACTCGAAGTGATCAGTAGTATCGCGGAGCAAACCAATCTCTTAGCGCTCAATGCAGCAATAGAAGCCGCGCGCGCCGGGGAAGCAGGAAGAGGGTTTGCGGTTGTTGCGGACGAAGTCAGAACACTTGCGACACGAACACATGACTCAACCGATGAAATCAAACGCACTATCGATAAGCTACAGTCCGAGGCACAACAAACCGTGGCAGCAATGAGTGCTTCTTGCGAAGAAGCAGATGACCGCGCACATCAGGTCAAGAAAGTGGCACAAGCGCTAAAAGACATCTCGACACAGATGCACGAAATTAATGCCTTAAACCTGCAAATTGCCGATGCCACTGAGCAGCAAAACTTGGCCGCTGAAGAAATCAATCGTAGCGTAGTCGCGATTAGCGATAATGCTGAACGCTCACTAGTTGATGCCCACGGCTCTAAACAGATCAGTGAGGAGTTACTCACCCTTGCGCGCGATTTGGATGAGCAAGTGCGCGGATTTAAATTAAACTAA
- a CDS encoding group II truncated hemoglobin encodes MKQLIKRIFNKDATVEQTNSAPTPEKTPYEIIGGEQGARDLANRFYDIMATDPYAKPLYDMHPQPLDRIRQVFFEFLSGWLGGPDLFAEKYGHPRLRMRHMPFPIDQDLRDQWMHCMNKALDLEVGNPLLREGLRQSLAQLATHMINQE; translated from the coding sequence ATGAAGCAGTTAATTAAACGTATCTTTAATAAAGATGCAACCGTAGAACAAACAAATAGTGCCCCCACTCCAGAAAAAACACCTTATGAAATCATTGGTGGAGAACAAGGCGCCCGCGATCTTGCTAACCGCTTTTACGATATTATGGCAACCGACCCCTATGCAAAGCCGCTTTACGATATGCATCCACAACCATTAGATAGGATCAGACAGGTATTTTTTGAATTTCTTTCTGGTTGGTTAGGCGGGCCAGATCTTTTTGCAGAAAAATACGGCCACCCACGTTTAAGAATGCGCCATATGCCCTTTCCTATCGACCAAGATTTGCGGGATCAATGGATGCACTGCATGAATAAAGCATTAGACTTAGAGGTAGGAAATCCATTATTAAGAGAAGGATTAAGGCAGTCCCTCGCTCAGCTTGCGACACATATGATTAATCAGGAATAA
- the aroE gene encoding shikimate dehydrogenase, with translation MDKYAVFGNPIKHSKSPAIHAQFAQQCQQQLEYEAILAPEDAFIQTASTFFAQGGCGANVTLPFKEQAFAFADTLTERAKLAGAVNTLIKQQDGSITGDNTDGAGLVRDLMKHQTKLEGANVLLIGAGGAAKGCIYPLLQAGAKRIVVTNRTESKALQLAEQFASYGEVTGCGLNNTPDIGFDIVINSTSSSITGEVPDVSPTVITSCLVAYDMFYSDQQTSFLGWVAQHNQQTQLIDGIGMLVEQAAEAFYQWRGVRPDTSETFRLIRG, from the coding sequence ATGGACAAATACGCGGTATTCGGTAATCCGATAAAACATTCTAAATCGCCAGCAATCCATGCGCAATTCGCACAGCAATGCCAGCAGCAATTAGAATACGAGGCTATTTTGGCACCAGAAGATGCCTTTATTCAAACTGCATCGACATTTTTTGCCCAAGGTGGCTGTGGTGCGAATGTGACTTTACCTTTTAAAGAGCAGGCATTTGCCTTTGCAGATACCCTCACCGAACGAGCTAAGCTCGCTGGTGCCGTCAATACCCTAATCAAACAGCAAGATGGCAGTATTACAGGCGATAATACTGATGGTGCAGGTCTGGTGCGAGATCTCATGAAGCACCAAACTAAACTTGAGGGAGCTAACGTACTATTGATTGGTGCAGGTGGCGCCGCCAAAGGCTGTATCTATCCGCTCCTCCAGGCCGGAGCAAAACGGATCGTCGTGACCAACCGTACTGAGTCAAAGGCATTGCAACTAGCAGAGCAGTTTGCCTCGTACGGAGAGGTTACAGGGTGTGGCTTAAACAATACCCCCGACATTGGTTTCGATATTGTGATTAACTCCACCTCATCGAGCATCACAGGGGAAGTGCCAGACGTTAGTCCTACTGTTATTACATCCTGCTTAGTTGCCTACGATATGTTCTACAGCGACCAGCAAACAAGTTTCTTAGGCTGGGTGGCGCAACACAATCAACAAACGCAATTGATAGATGGCATAGGTATGTTAGTTGAGCAGGCCGCAGAAGCGTTTTACCAATGGCGAGGGGTGAGACCTGATACGTCCGAAACATTTAGACTTATTAGAGGGTAA
- a CDS encoding DUF1488 family protein — protein MNQAILFNDDISYQQGELTFTAMASGQLIRCKIATKFEQDAAITHFAQHQFDYEMQAEQLIEEEAFNEAGEISLAFL, from the coding sequence ATGAACCAAGCAATACTGTTTAATGATGACATCAGTTATCAACAGGGAGAGTTAACGTTTACGGCGATGGCCAGTGGTCAGCTGATCCGCTGTAAAATTGCAACCAAGTTTGAGCAGGACGCGGCAATAACACACTTTGCTCAGCACCAATTCGATTATGAAATGCAGGCTGAGCAATTAATAGAGGAAGAAGCGTTTAATGAGGCAGGAGAGATAAGCTTAGCTTTCCTCTAA
- a CDS encoding gamma carbonic anhydrase family protein: protein MSNLDMLRSYKGKSPRLAQGVYIDESSVLVGDIEIGEDSSVWPLVAARGDVNYINIGKRTNVQDGSVLHLTRKSASVPDGYPLIIGDDVTVGHKVMLHGCKLGNRILVGMGAIIMDNVTVGDDVIIGGGALVPPNKNLESGFLYVGSPVKQARPLTEQELQFLKVSAQNYVELKDEYLEES, encoded by the coding sequence ATGAGTAATCTAGACATGCTTAGAAGTTATAAAGGTAAATCCCCGCGCTTGGCACAAGGCGTTTATATTGATGAATCATCCGTTTTGGTCGGTGATATTGAAATTGGCGAAGACAGCAGCGTTTGGCCATTGGTTGCAGCCAGAGGCGATGTGAACTACATCAATATAGGGAAACGAACCAATGTTCAAGACGGCAGCGTACTGCATTTAACAAGAAAGAGCGCTTCAGTACCTGACGGTTACCCGCTTATTATTGGTGATGATGTGACTGTTGGTCATAAAGTCATGTTGCATGGTTGCAAACTTGGTAATCGTATTCTCGTAGGTATGGGTGCAATTATTATGGATAACGTCACCGTAGGAGATGACGTTATTATTGGTGGTGGTGCACTTGTCCCGCCTAATAAAAATCTTGAGTCCGGTTTTTTATATGTCGGTAGTCCGGTAAAACAAGCCAGACCCCTCACCGAACAAGAGCTACAATTTTTGAAAGTGTCTGCTCAAAATTACGTGGAACTGAAAGATGAATATTTAGAGGAAAGCTAA